In Puntigrus tetrazona isolate hp1 chromosome 24, ASM1883169v1, whole genome shotgun sequence, a genomic segment contains:
- the acaa1 gene encoding 3-ketoacyl-CoA thiolase, peroxisomal — MQRVQVLSGHLLSHSRVGTRQCSASAADPNDIVVVHGLRTAIGRAKRGSFKDTTPDELLSAVMSAVLQDVGLRPSLLGDVCVGNVLQPGAGALMARVAHFYSGFPESVPVYTVNRQCSSGLQALFNIAGGIRGGSYDMGLACGTESMSLRSPNNPGDLSPRLMDNEKARDCIIPMGITSENVAERFGITREAQDRFALSSQQKAAMAQKKGLFDQEITPVTTKFVDESGTERTITVTKDDGIRPGTTFEGLAKLRPAFKETGSTTAGNASQVSDGAAAVLIGRRSTVEKLGLPVFGVLRASAVVGVPPDVMGIGPAFAIPEALNQAGLTVDDIDVFEINEAFASQAVYCVEKLGIPMEKVNPNGGAIALGHPLGCTGARQVVTLLNELKRRRKRGYGVVSMCIGTGMGAAAVFEYPGQ, encoded by the exons atgcAGAGAGTGCAGGTTTTGTCGGGACATCTATTGTCACACAGTCGTGTGGGAACGAGGCAGTGCAGCGCTTCTGCTGCTGATCCAAATGATATCGTTGTGGTTCATGGACTACGAACAGCCATCGGCCGAGCCAAGAGAGGATCCTTTAAG gacaCTACCCCAGATGAGCTTCTTAGTGCTGTGATGAGTGCAGTCCTGCAGGATGTGGGACTGAGACCCTCTTTATTAGGGGATGTGTGTGTTG GCAATGTACTACAACCTGGTGCGGGTGCACTGATGGCTCGAGTTGCACATTTTTATAG CGGCTTTCCTGAGTCTGTTCCTGTCTATACTGTTAACAGACAGTGCTCTTCTGGATTACAAGCACTTTTTAATATTGCAG GTGGAATCAGAGGAGGTTCGTATGACATGGGACTTGCCTGTGG AACGGAGAGCATGTCCCTCCGTTCACCGAATAACCCTGGAGACCTCAGTCCCCGACTGATGGACAATGAGAAAGCCAGAGACTGCATCATTCCCATGGG AATCACCTCAGAGAACGTCGCTGAGAGGTTTGGCATCACTAGAGAAGCACAGGACCGCTTTGCTCTCAGTTCCCAACAAAA GGCAGCCATGGCACAGAAAAAGGGCTTGTTTGATCAAGAAATCACACCTGTCACTACTAAATTTGTGGATGAAAGCGGCACTGAGCGCACTATTACCGTCACAAAGGATGATGGGATCCGGCCCGGGACTACCTTCGAAGGCCTGGCCAAACTGCGACCAGCGTTTAAAGAAACGGGCAGCACCACAGCTG GCAATGCCAGTCAGGTGAGTGACGGCGCAGCAGCAGTGCTGATTGGGCGGAGGTCTACAGTGGAGAAACTGGGACTTCCTGTTTTTGGGGTGCTGAGGGCGAGCGCTGTGGTGGGTGTTCCCCCGGACGTCATGGGCATTGGCCCAGCCTTTGCCATCCCAGAAGCCCTCAACCAGGCTG GGCTGACTGTGGATGATATTGATGTGTTTGAGATCAACGAAGCGTTCGCCAGTCAG GCGGTGTATTGTGTGGAAAAACTGGGCATTCCTATGGAGAAAGTGAATCCTAATGGAGGCGCCATTGCTCTCGGTCATCCACTGGGCTGCACTGGTGCTCGACAGGTCGTGACTTTGCTCAATGAGCTCAAACGCAGGCGCAAGAG AGGGTACGGCGTGGTGTCCATGTGCATCGGGACCGGAATGGGAGCAGCTGCAGTTTTTGAGTATCCTGGCCAGTGA